The genomic region CCTGGATGCGCTGTGCGCCCGGGTCGGCGACGCCCGCCCGCGCCGGGTGGACGGGGTCCGCACCACGGTCGGCGCGCTGGCCGACGCCGAGCCGCTGCAGCCCCCGCCGGGGGCGCCGTATCCGGCGGTGCTGGAGACCGCCCCGACGGTCACCGACCAAGCGTTGGTGCCGTTCCTCGGGAACTTCTACTCGGTGCCGCCGGGCCTGGCCGGCCGGGTGATGAGGGTGCGCGCCCGGCTCGGCGACCCGTATCTGGAGGTGGTCTCCGCGGCCGGGGCGATCCTGGCCCGGCATCGCCGCCAGCCTGACGGCGCCGGCGTGGTGCTCCGCGACGACGGGCACGTGGCCGCGCTCGAGGCGGTGGTGCTCGCCGGCGCGAACGCCACCGCCGGGCGGTGCAAGCACAAGACCCGACGACCCCTGACCGAGGCCGCGCTGGCCGAGGCCGCGGTACTGCGCGGCGAGCCGGCGAGCGCCGCGGGCGGGCAGGTGGTGGTGGACCTGGCCCAGTACGCCTCCGCTCTCGGCCAGCGAGGCACCGCGAGCACGTCGACCAGCGCCGCCACCACCACCGGGCCACCGGTGACTTCGCAACCCGGCCATCGCAATCCATCGCAGAAACCCAGCCAGGAGACCAGATGAACCCGCCCGTCACCGACCCGCTCGACCCGATCACCGAACCGCAGCCGGCCTGCCCCTGCCACCACGCCACCGACCGCCCGGACGAGGCCACCGTCACCGTCGGCGCGGCCGAGCTCACCCGCCTGGGCGAGCTGCTCACCGACATCGACGAGTTCCTGCGCTGCTGTGGCGGCCTCGCCGAGCTGCTTGCCGGCGTCCACGCGCACCGCGGCCACCCCCATCCGCGGTCTGCCGCCGCCACCCTCGTCGACGACGTCGGCTTCACCGCCCTCGGCCTGCGCCTCGACCCCGACCATCCCACCCCGGGGGGCGGCCAGTGAACGGCACCGGGTCAGCGACCAACGAACCCACCGACAGCCGAGGTGCGCCGGCGACGATGAGCCAGGCCGAGTGCTACCAGCGGCTGCGCGCACACCTGGCGTTCCTGCGGCTTCCCGCCGCAGCCGAGGCGCTGCCCGGTGTGCTTGACCAGGCACGCGAGCAGAACCTGCCGCTGGTCACCGCGCTGGAGCGGCTGCTGGCGGTCGAGGTCGAGGTCACCGAGGCGCGCCGGCTGGCGTCTCGGCTGCGGTTCGCATGCCTACCGGCGCCCTGGGCGCTGACCGACTACGACTACTCGGCCCAGCCCGGTGTCGACGAGACACTGATCGGTGAGCTGGCCACCCTGCGGTTCCTCGACGACGCGGCCAACGTGTTGTTCATCGGCCCGCCGGGCGTAGGCAAGACAATGCTCGCGATCGGCCTGGCCCGCGCCGTGGCCGAGGCCGGCCACCGGGTCTACTTCACCACCGCCGCAGACCTCGCCGCCCGCTGCGCCAAGGCCGCCCGCGAGGGCAGATGGGCCACCTGCATGCGGTTCTTCGCCGGACCGAGGCTGCTCGTGATCGACGAATTCGGGTACCGCAACCGGCTCGACGAAGACGCCGCCGCCGCCCTGTTCCAGGTGATCAACCAGCGCTACCTGAAGTCCAGCATCATCATCACCGCGCACATCGGCGTGGCCAGCTGGGCCGAACGACTCGGCGACCCGATGCTGGCCGCGGCCCTGCTCGACCGGCTGCTGCACAAGGGCATCGTCTGCGGCATCGACGGGCCCTCCTACCGGATGCGCTCCCACCAGGCCCGCGCCGAGGCCCTCCGCATCGCCAGCAAGGCGGCCACACCATGATCACCACCCGGGCCTGCGCCACCTGCGGCCAAGCCTTCACCGTCAACCCGCGCACCCCACGGCGGCGCTACTGCACCCCACGTTGCCGCGCCGAAGACTGGCGCCGCCGCCACAACCCGAGCCACGCCCCTACCTCATCGAACGCG from Actinomycetota bacterium harbors:
- the istB gene encoding IS21-like element helper ATPase IstB, which produces MSQAECYQRLRAHLAFLRLPAAAEALPGVLDQAREQNLPLVTALERLLAVEVEVTEARRLASRLRFACLPAPWALTDYDYSAQPGVDETLIGELATLRFLDDAANVLFIGPPGVGKTMLAIGLARAVAEAGHRVYFTTAADLAARCAKAAREGRWATCMRFFAGPRLLVIDEFGYRNRLDEDAAAALFQVINQRYLKSSIIITAHIGVASWAERLGDPMLAAALLDRLLHKGIVCGIDGPSYRMRSHQARAEALRIASKAATP